CCCGGGACGGCTGGACGGTCCAGCCGCGCCGCCCTTCGTGCCGCTCCGGCCACGCGCGGCGGGCCTGCCGCCCCTCACGCAGACGCTCCCCTGGCCCGCCGGGACCTTCGGGGAGACGCTCGCCCGCGAGACGCTGCACAGCTTCCTGACGGTGCGCGGCGTGAACTACACGCGCGAGATGAGTTCCCCGCTGGGCGCCGGGCACGCCTGCTCGCGCCTCAGCCCGCACCTGATGATGGGCACCGTCAGCCTGCGGACCGTGGTGCACGCCACCCGGCAACGCCTCGCGGCCGCGCGCGGCGACGCGGGCGCCGACCCGCGCTGGCTGCGGTCCCTGCGCAGCTTCGAGAGCCGCCTGCACTGGCACTGCCACTTCATGCAGCGCCTGGAGAGCGAGCCGGACATGGAATTCCACGCGCTGAACCGCGCGCTGCGAGGCCTGCTGCCCACCGAACTGGACGACGCGGCCCGCGAACGCCTGCGCGCGTGGACGGACGGCCGCACCGGCTACCCCATGATCGACGCGTGCATGCGCGCCCTGCACGCGACCGGCTGGCTGAACTTCCGGATGCGGGCCATGCTGGTGTCGTTCGCCACGCACCACCTGCACCTCCCGTGGCGCGAGACGGGCCTGACGCTCGCGCGCCTGTGGCTGGACCACGAGCCCGGCATCCACTGGGCGCAGGTGCAGATGCAGAGCGGCATGGTCGGCATCAACCGCCTGCGCGTGTACTCCCCCACCCGGCAGGCGCGCGAGCAGGACCCGGACGGCGACTTCATCCGCCGCTGGGTGCCGGAACTGACGGACGTGCCCACCGATTACGTTCACGCACCGTGGGAGTGGTCCGGCACGACCCGCACCGGGTACCCGCCACCCATCGTGCCGGAAACGGGCGCGTCCCGCGCCGCGCACGCCCGCCTGAACGCCGTGCGCGCCACGCCGGAATTCCAGGCGGAAGCGCGGCGCGTGTACGACCGGCACGGCAGCCGCAAGAAGGCCGCCCTGCGAGCCGAAAGAAACGCTCTGGGCCTCCCCCCCAAACCCCCACGCGCCGCACGTTCCGCTGGCGTACAAAGGAAGGCACGCATGAGTGACCAACCCGACCTGTTCGGCCTGACCCCCGAGGCCCCCACCCCCAGAGCCATCCAGCCCGCCGGACTGCCGGACAGCTGGCAGCACGCCCTGGAGGACGTGTTCGCCGCGCCCGCCTTCCACCAGCTGCGCGACTTCCTGGTGCGCGAACGGCGGGAGCAGACCATCTACCCGCCCGCGCCGGACGTGTTCAGTGCGCTGCGTCTCACGCCGCTGGAGGACGTGAAGGTCCTCATCCTGGGTCAGGACCCGTACCACCGCCCCGGGCAGGCGCACGGCCTGAGCTTCAGCGTCCGGCCCGGCGTGCCCGTCCCGCCCAGCCTGCGCAACATCTACAAGGAACTGCAGACCGACCTTCCCGGCTTCACCCCGCCCCGCCACGGCTACCTCCGCGCGTGGGCGGAGCAGGGCGTGCTGCTCCTGAACGCCGTCCTGACCGTCCGTGAGGGCCAGCCGAACAGCCACGCCAATCAGGGCTGGGAGGCCGTCACGGACGCCGTGATCCGCGCCGTGAACGACCGGCCCGAACGCGTGGTGTTCGTGCTGTGGGGCGCGTACGCCCGCAGGAAGAAGGCCCTCATCACCGGGCCGCAGCACGTCGTCATCGAGTCCGCGCACCCCAGCCCGCTGAGCGTCGCGAACTTCCTTGGCACGCGCCCCTTCAGCCGCGTGAACGCCGCGCTGCAGGAGGCAGGCCGCACCCCCATCGACTGGCAACTCCCGATGAAGGCGGAAGAATGACCTCCCGCACCGAGCTGCTCGCCGGAGCGTACCTGCGCCGCGAGGGCAGCGACCCGAAAAAGTTCAGGTACTTCTGGCCGGACGGCACGCCCTACAGGGACCGCAGCGGGAAAGAGCGCATCGCGAAACTGGCCGTCCCACCCGCCTACGAGGACGTGTACGTCTCCCCCGACCCGGACGCGGAACTCCAGGCGTTCGGGCGGGACGCCGCCGGACGACTCCAGTACCGCTACCACCCGGACTTCGTGCAGGCAGGCGCCCTCAAAAAATGGCAGCGCCTCACGCGGTTCGCCGGGGCGCTCGGCACCCTCAAGACCGTCACGGGCGCCGACCTCCGCGCCAGCGGCCTCCCGCCCCGCAAGGTCGCCGCCCTCATGACGCGCCTGCTGCACGTCGCCCGCTTCCGCGTCGGCAGCGACACCTACGCCCAGCAGCACAGGACGTACGGCCTCAGCACCCTGCGCCAGCGGCACGTGCAGGTCAGCGGCAGCACCGTCACCTTCCACTTCAGGGGCAAGCACGGCATCACGCAGCACAAGGCCACCACCGACCGCACCCTCGCCAGCAACATCGGCAAACTGCTGGAACTCCCCGGCCCTTGGCTGTTCCAGACCGTGGACAGCGAACGCAACCGCAGGCGCGTCCGCAGCGGCGAACTGAACGCGTACCTGAAAGAAGTCATCGGCCCGTTCACCGCCAAGGACTTCCGCACCTGGGGCGGCACCCTGCTCGCCGCCGAGTACCTCGCCGAAGCGGGCATCGCCGACACCGAGCGTGCTGCCCGGCAGACCCTCGTGGACTGCGTGAAGCACGTCGCCGCCGACCTGGGCAACACGCCCGCCGTCACGCGCAGCAGCTACATCTGCCCCGTCATCTTCGACCGCTACCTGGAAGGCAAGGTCCTCGACGACTACGAACCCCGAGCCACGAAAGGCGAAACGGACCTCGACGGCCTCACCCGCAGCGAAGCCGCCCTCAAACGCCTGCTGGAAAGCGAAAAGACCCTCAGGACGAGGCGGAAAAAGGCGGCGTAACAGCCGCCTGGACAGCTAGTGATACCGGTATAGATTCAGGGTGCTCAGCGGCATCAGGTCACTGAACCTGCACCCGTCACACGGTGTTGATCCGATTCCAGGGATGCCGGAAACAGCGAAGGCATCCCTTCTTGGGCAGAACGGACGCCCTGCAGGACGCCTGCCCGCTTCCATCTCCTCCAAACCGTACTTGTTGGTGCTCGCTTCGCTCGGCTGAACTCCAAACGTTCAGCTCAAAATCGTATCGTTTCTGCTTCAGCTCAGGTCTTTGCGCATGATGATGCTCGTTTCGTGGAAGCCCAGGCCGGTGTACAGGGCGCGCGCGCCGGTGTTGTGCCCGAAGACGTGCAGCTGGATGTTCGTGGCTCCGCGTGCGGCGGCGTCCTGTTCCAGCAGCGTGAAGGCCTGCGTGGCGTACCCGCGCCTGCGGTACGGGGCGTGAATCTCGATCTCGTACACGAAGGCGCTCGTGCGGTGTCCTTCGTGGCGCAGGGCGTACCAGAGGACGCCGACGTCCTGGCCGGTGGTGGGGTCGTGCAGGTCGAAGTGGTGGTGGTCCGGGGTGTGCAGGCCGTCCGGGCAGAGCATCAGGAATTCGCCTTCGGCGCGCGCCTGGGCGCTGGCGGCGTCCCACTGGCCGCTGCGGGTCTTTTCTTCGGCGTACCCGGTGGTGGCGTGGTTCAGGAAGCGCCGGAACGTGGCGTCGGTCATGGGGCGCAGTTCGGTCATGCGGTCAGTGTAGGCGTGCGGGATTGGGGGGCGCGGTACAGCGCAGGCGTGGGGCGCGGCGCAGAGTGGCGAGATGCGACCTGTACCTGTTCGTCCTGGCGTCGGTCAGGAGTCCGTGTGGGAGTACCCGCGTCCGCCGAGGCTGGAGTGGAGTGACCGGCGGGTGGAGGTGTGGCTGGGCGGCGTGCGGATCGTGGAGGCGGCCGGGGCGTTCCGGGTGCTGGAGACGAGTCATCCGCCCGTGTATTACCTGTCGCCGGACGCGTTCCTGCCGGGCGTGCTGAGTCCCGCGCCGGGCGGGAGCGTGTGCGAGTGGAAGGGCCGCGCGAGTTACTGGACCCTGTCGGCCGGGGGGCGTGTGGAGGAGGCGGCCGCGTGGAGTTACGGGTGGCCGACGCCGGAGTTCCTGCCGATCCGGGACCGCGTGGCGCTGTACGCGGGTCGGGTGGACCGCGTGACGCTGGGGGGCGTGACGGTGACGCCGCAGCCGGGGGAGTTTTACGGCGGGTGGATCACGCCGGACGTGGTGGGGCCGTTCAAGGGCGAGCCGGGCAGCTGGGGCTGGTAACGTGGCAGGGCCGGTTCAGCGGCGCGTGATGAAGTCGCGGATGTTCTGCACGATCTGCGTTTCGGCGGTGGCGCGTGTGACGGTGGGGACGCCGTCGCCGTTCTGGGGGCCGTAACGGCCGAAGAAGGCGTGCACGGAGCCGCGCACCGTGACGAGGCGCGTGCCTGCGGGGAGGCGCGTCAGGCCGTCCTTGACGTCGGCGGGGTCGGCGACCGTGTCGTGTTCACCCATCAGGTCCAGCACGCGCAGGGTCTTCTGGCCGCTCAGGGTGACGTTTCCGGCGGGGTACGCGCCCATCAGGATGAGGCCCTGCACCGTGCCGGGGTGGCTGCTGAGGTACTGGGCGGCCATCGCGCCGCCGAGGCTGTGTCCGGCGAGGTACACGGGGCGGCCCTGGGCGTAGTGCCGGATGACGCTGTCGGCGCGGCCGATGCCGGTGACGGCCAGGTCGAGCGGGAAGCGCACGATGACGGTCTGCACGCCCCACGGGGCGAGGGCCGTGCCGAGCCATTCGTACGCCTGGGGGCGCACGAGGCCGCCGGGGTACAGCACGAGGAGGCGCGTGGCGGGCGTGCCGACGGGCCGGATGTCGATCACGCCGCCGTCCTGCTCGGACCAGCGGGTGGTGGCGCGGGCGTCCGGGTACGCGGCGTCCTGCCCGAGCTTCAGGGCGGGGCGGTGCAGGGTGGGCCACAGCAGGCCGAGCGTGAAGGCGAGGGCCAGCAGCAGCAGGACGCCGGTGGCGCGCAGCCACGGGCGCGGGCGGCGGGGTCGGGCGGTGAGACTCGTCATGCCTTCAGTGTGCGGCAGGCCGGGGCGGGGACGTTCACGGGAACTTCACGCTCGCGTTCCGTACCACATCCGGCAATCCAGTCGGGGGGGCGCTGCATATAACAGGTCAGGAAGCAGCCAGGGAGCACCGGCTGCACAAGGAGCTCACCATGAAGAACATCACCCTGACCGCCCTCGTCCTCGCCACCGCCAGCCTGACCGTCGCTTCGGCGCAGGGCATGGACATGAAGTCCGCGTACGTCCGTGTCGTGCACGGCGTGTCCGACGCGCCCGCCGTGGACGTGTACGTGGACGGCACGCGCACCGTCGCCAACGCGCCCTTCAAGGCCGTCACCCCATACGGCAACGTGCCTGCAGGCAAGCACAACGTCATGATCACCGCCGCGGGCGACAAGAACACCGTCGTCTTCAAGGGCGACGTGACCCTCACGGCCGGCACGTACTACACGGTGGCCGCCGTCGGCTACCTGAAGAACCTCAAGCCGAAGATCTTCACCGCCAAGAGCCTGAACATGAACAAGGGCAAGGCCGAAGTGAACGTGTACCACCTCGCGCCCGACGCGCCCCGCGTGCAGGCCCTCGCGAAGGACTACAACAACGCCGCCATCCTGCCGATGGGCGTGGCGTACGGCAACGAGTACACCGTGAACGTCGACCCGATGGGCGTGAACCTCGACATCGTGCCGTTCGGCAAGACCACCCCGGTCGTCAAGAACCTCAGCGGCGTGTCCGTCGCGGGCGGCAAGAGCTACAGCATCTTCGCGCTGGGCACCATGGCCGGCAACACCCTGGATTTCGTGGTGACCGAGGACAAGGTCGTCGCCGACTCCATGATGGCGAAGTGATCGGCACGGCCTGACCCGCACGGGCCAGGCTGGGGGGGCGGCACGCAGCTTCAGGGCGGCGTGCCGCTCCTGCGTGTACAGGAGATGATGGGTGTACGGGCCGGTGGCCCGGAGGGAGGGTGAGGATGCGGGTGTTGAGGGCGTGGATTGCTGCGGTGCTGCTGAGCGCCATCGGGTACGCGCTGTTCGTGGCGAGCGGTGTGGCGTACCCGCCGCTGCGCCTGTTCGGCGCGTTGACGCAGCTGCTCGGGATTCCGAAGTTGTTTCAGCTGGTGCATCAGGTGTTCGGACTGGGGCAGGGCGGGAAGATCTTCGCGTTCATGGGCGTGGCGGTGCTGTGGCTGGGTGGGCTGACGCTGCTGGGCAGCGTGTGGCGCGGTCAGGTGGCTGGGCTGGTGGCGTGCGTGCTGACGCTCGTCTTTGCGCCGTGGCCGGTGGCGCTGGGGTACGGGATCGCGTTCTGGCTGCTGCTGGACGCCCTGCAGGCCCTGCTGGGGCCGCGCGTTGCGGGTGCCGTACGCGTTCCGGCCCGGCGTGGCGAGGGGCGCGTGATCGTGCCGCCCTCCACGGACGGGGCCGCGGTCACGGCGGCACCTCCGGCCCTGCCGGACGGGACGCGGCGCGCGACGACGGCGGCCCTCGCGGCGGGCGGGGCGCTCGTGGCGGGCGGCGGTCTCACGGCGCTGTTCCGGGATTCGGGCGGCGCGGCCGCGTCCGCCCCGGCCACCATCACGCCCGGCGGTCCGCTGCCGTTCGGCGTGACGCCCGTGGACCAGTGGTACTACGTGTCCAAGAACCTGGAGGCCTTCGACCCGACCGTGGACGGCGCGAAATGGCGACTGAAGGTGGACGGCCTCGTCCGGACGCCCATGAGCCTGAGCCTCACGGACCTGAAACGCTTCACGCCCGTCACGGAGGAACTCACGCTCAGCTGCATCTCGAACCCCGTCGGCGGCCCGCTCCTCTCCAACGGCGTGTGGGTCGGCTTCCGCCTCTCGGAGCTGCTGAAGGCGGCGGGCGTGCAGCCGGGCGCGAAGTACCTGCTGTGGGAGGCCGCGGACGGGTACACGGAGTCCCTGCCGCTCGGGCGGGCGCTGGAGGACGACGTGCTGCTGGTGCACACCCTGAACGGCGCGCCCCTCAACCGCAAGCACGGCTTCCCGCTGCGCGTCCTGATCCCTGGCCGGTACGGCATGAAGCAGCCCCGCTGGCTGACGCGCATCAGCCTGTCAGACCGGGACGTGCCGGGGTACTGGGTGAAGCGGGGGTGGAGCCGCACGGCGGAAGTGGAACTGCTGAGCCGCATCGACGAGCCGCAGGAGGTCAACCCGAACGTCAAGGCGGGCGCGTCGTTCGTGCGCGGCATCGCGTTCTTCGGCGGCAAGCCCGTCACGCGGGTCGAGGTGACGGTGGACGGCGGCAAGTCCTGGCGGGACGCGCGGCTTGTCGCGCCGCGCACCCGGTACGCGTGGACGCCGTGGGAACTGCCGGTCACGCTCACGCCCGGCAGTTACGAACTGGCGGTCCGTGCGTACTCCGGCAGCACCGAGCAGAAGAAGGCCGAGAAGGACGCCCTGCCGGAAGGCGCGACCGGCTACCATCACTTCATCGTGAACGTCAGCTGACACGGCCCTCAGCCAGGACCGCCCCGGCCTCTGTTCAACGGCCGGGGCGGTCTTGTATGCTGCCAGGGTTCCGGGGTACGGCCTTCACCTTGGCCCCCCGGAGAGCAGGACGGACAGCACAGCGGGAAACCACTTCAAGCGGACCCCCACCCATTCAGGGGTCACCGGCACGGCAGGCTTCGTCCTGCACAGCCGGATCATGAACAAGGCATCAGGGAGCAGCATGGAACGGATCGGTGTGTTTATTGACGGGGCGAACGTGTACGCGGCCGCCAAACGACTCGGCTGGAACTTCGATCACCGGAAGATCCTCGACCACTTCGCGGGCATGGGCCGCCTGTACAACGCGTACTACTACACGGCCGTCCCGTCCAGCGTGGACGACAAGCAGAAGCGCTTCATCGACGCGCTGACGTACATGGGGTACACGGTGCGCACCAAGGTGCTGCGCGAGAGCACCGACGATCACGGTGAGATGCACCGGCACGCGAACCTCGACATCGAGATCGTGACGGATCTGCTGTCGACCGTGGACCTGTACGACGTGGCGGTCCTGCTGACGGGCGACGGGGACTTCGAACGTCCGGCGGAGGTGCT
The sequence above is drawn from the Deinococcus aquiradiocola genome and encodes:
- a CDS encoding DNA topoisomerase IB codes for the protein MTSRTELLAGAYLRREGSDPKKFRYFWPDGTPYRDRSGKERIAKLAVPPAYEDVYVSPDPDAELQAFGRDAAGRLQYRYHPDFVQAGALKKWQRLTRFAGALGTLKTVTGADLRASGLPPRKVAALMTRLLHVARFRVGSDTYAQQHRTYGLSTLRQRHVQVSGSTVTFHFRGKHGITQHKATTDRTLASNIGKLLELPGPWLFQTVDSERNRRRVRSGELNAYLKEVIGPFTAKDFRTWGGTLLAAEYLAEAGIADTERAARQTLVDCVKHVAADLGNTPAVTRSSYICPVIFDRYLEGKVLDDYEPRATKGETDLDGLTRSEAALKRLLESEKTLRTRRKKAA
- a CDS encoding DUF4397 domain-containing protein translates to MKNITLTALVLATASLTVASAQGMDMKSAYVRVVHGVSDAPAVDVYVDGTRTVANAPFKAVTPYGNVPAGKHNVMITAAGDKNTVVFKGDVTLTAGTYYTVAAVGYLKNLKPKIFTAKSLNMNKGKAEVNVYHLAPDAPRVQALAKDYNNAAILPMGVAYGNEYTVNVDPMGVNLDIVPFGKTTPVVKNLSGVSVAGGKSYSIFALGTMAGNTLDFVVTEDKVVADSMMAK
- a CDS encoding LabA-like NYN domain-containing protein gives rise to the protein MERIGVFIDGANVYAAAKRLGWNFDHRKILDHFAGMGRLYNAYYYTAVPSSVDDKQKRFIDALTYMGYTVRTKVLRESTDDHGEMHRHANLDIEIVTDLLSTVDLYDVAVLLTGDGDFERPAEVLRARGKRVVVASIPEMTSYELRNAADEYIDFKDIRAEVERPGYRLPSEGRDAGKAERELTRPFYMTAAADTDER
- a CDS encoding GNAT family N-acetyltransferase, producing the protein MTELRPMTDATFRRFLNHATTGYAEEKTRSGQWDAASAQARAEGEFLMLCPDGLHTPDHHHFDLHDPTTGQDVGVLWYALRHEGHRTSAFVYEIEIHAPYRRRGYATQAFTLLEQDAAARGATNIQLHVFGHNTGARALYTGLGFHETSIIMRKDLS
- a CDS encoding DUF427 domain-containing protein, with amino-acid sequence MWEYPRPPRLEWSDRRVEVWLGGVRIVEAAGAFRVLETSHPPVYYLSPDAFLPGVLSPAPGGSVCEWKGRASYWTLSAGGRVEEAAAWSYGWPTPEFLPIRDRVALYAGRVDRVTLGGVTVTPQPGEFYGGWITPDVVGPFKGEPGSWGW
- a CDS encoding uracil-DNA glycosylase; this encodes MPLSLVWFKRDLRVHDHAALTLAAERGRVLPLYIWEDEQLTHPEYSSTQLTLTNDALAHLSGDLARLGAPLHVRHGEAASVIAALQAQYGFTAIYAHQETGNAVSYARDRRVRAWARALGLPFHEPPQNGVIRRLRDRDTWADEWEARMGAPPLPAPGRLDGPAAPPFVPLRPRAAGLPPLTQTLPWPAGTFGETLARETLHSFLTVRGVNYTREMSSPLGAGHACSRLSPHLMMGTVSLRTVVHATRQRLAAARGDAGADPRWLRSLRSFESRLHWHCHFMQRLESEPDMEFHALNRALRGLLPTELDDAARERLRAWTDGRTGYPMIDACMRALHATGWLNFRMRAMLVSFATHHLHLPWRETGLTLARLWLDHEPGIHWAQVQMQSGMVGINRLRVYSPTRQAREQDPDGDFIRRWVPELTDVPTDYVHAPWEWSGTTRTGYPPPIVPETGASRAAHARLNAVRATPEFQAEARRVYDRHGSRKKAALRAERNALGLPPKPPRAARSAGVQRKARMSDQPDLFGLTPEAPTPRAIQPAGLPDSWQHALEDVFAAPAFHQLRDFLVRERREQTIYPPAPDVFSALRLTPLEDVKVLILGQDPYHRPGQAHGLSFSVRPGVPVPPSLRNIYKELQTDLPGFTPPRHGYLRAWAEQGVLLLNAVLTVREGQPNSHANQGWEAVTDAVIRAVNDRPERVVFVLWGAYARRKKALITGPQHVVIESAHPSPLSVANFLGTRPFSRVNAALQEAGRTPIDWQLPMKAEE
- a CDS encoding molybdopterin-dependent oxidoreductase, which produces MRVLRAWIAAVLLSAIGYALFVASGVAYPPLRLFGALTQLLGIPKLFQLVHQVFGLGQGGKIFAFMGVAVLWLGGLTLLGSVWRGQVAGLVACVLTLVFAPWPVALGYGIAFWLLLDALQALLGPRVAGAVRVPARRGEGRVIVPPSTDGAAVTAAPPALPDGTRRATTAALAAGGALVAGGGLTALFRDSGGAAASAPATITPGGPLPFGVTPVDQWYYVSKNLEAFDPTVDGAKWRLKVDGLVRTPMSLSLTDLKRFTPVTEELTLSCISNPVGGPLLSNGVWVGFRLSELLKAAGVQPGAKYLLWEAADGYTESLPLGRALEDDVLLVHTLNGAPLNRKHGFPLRVLIPGRYGMKQPRWLTRISLSDRDVPGYWVKRGWSRTAEVELLSRIDEPQEVNPNVKAGASFVRGIAFFGGKPVTRVEVTVDGGKSWRDARLVAPRTRYAWTPWELPVTLTPGSYELAVRAYSGSTEQKKAEKDALPEGATGYHHFIVNVS
- a CDS encoding alpha/beta fold hydrolase; this translates as MTSLTARPRRPRPWLRATGVLLLLALAFTLGLLWPTLHRPALKLGQDAAYPDARATTRWSEQDGGVIDIRPVGTPATRLLVLYPGGLVRPQAYEWLGTALAPWGVQTVIVRFPLDLAVTGIGRADSVIRHYAQGRPVYLAGHSLGGAMAAQYLSSHPGTVQGLILMGAYPAGNVTLSGQKTLRVLDLMGEHDTVADPADVKDGLTRLPAGTRLVTVRGSVHAFFGRYGPQNGDGVPTVTRATAETQIVQNIRDFITRR